One Leucobacter muris DNA segment encodes these proteins:
- a CDS encoding muconolactone Delta-isomerase translates to MNDLNEYLVNIQITWPRDLPEDVIERLSVEERKMAAVRAAEGHLVRMWRVPGRRENWGLWRAANATQLHDILSALPVWPYMAVTVHPLAQHAVDPFID, encoded by the coding sequence ATGAACGACCTGAACGAGTACCTCGTGAACATCCAGATCACGTGGCCGCGCGACCTGCCCGAGGACGTGATCGAGCGTCTCTCGGTCGAGGAGCGGAAGATGGCCGCGGTGCGCGCGGCCGAGGGGCATCTCGTGCGCATGTGGCGAGTGCCGGGGCGTCGCGAGAACTGGGGTCTGTGGCGAGCGGCGAACGCCACCCAGCTCCACGACATCCTGAGCGCGCTCCCCGTGTGGCCCTACATGGCCGTCACGGTGCATCCCCTTGCACAGCACGCCGTAGATCCCTTCATAGACTAA